The proteins below come from a single Stigmatella erecta genomic window:
- a CDS encoding carbohydrate-binding module family 20 domain-containing protein gives MLAQSIKRGGGLLTLACSLFLGMPGEAQAQTYVHLFEWRWPDVARECETFLGPKGYTAVQVSPPNEHISGSEWWGRYQPVSYKLDSRGGSRAQFIDMVQRCNAAGVAIYADLVINHTAAGTGGTGSGGSTWSNRRHPMFGPQDYHSPICSISNYQDAYNVQSCDLVGLPDLNTGSSTVQQTIANYVNDLTAIGVKGFRIDAAKHMSAGDLSGIRGRFTGSPYVFLEVIDLGGEAVTASQYFGLGTVTEFKYSANIGTQFKAGQLKNLNAFGESWGFMGGDKAVVFTDNHDNQRGHGAGGANVLTYKDGGLYTLANVFMLGWPYGYPQVMSSYAFSNSDVGPPGSNVHNGSSVDCFGGTWQCEHRRQAIANMVTFRKATQGAPVSRWWDNGNNQVAFARTGKGFVVINREGGTLSRTFATGLPAGTYCNIVTGDFVNNACTGSTVTVDASGNAAFNVPGMTAAAIHINAKGTGGGGGYTKTYPQVYFRGTANNWGATAMTLVANNTWRTTATFGATTTERFKFDIYGDWTLNFGDTQRDGIAESGGGDIPIAQAGTYTLTFNDSTLAYTAQRDSSGGGGTGTVAVTFTCNNGTTAAGQSVYVAGSVSALGSWAPASAIKLSPTSYPTWTGTITLPASTAVQWKCLKHNETDATQGLQWQGGANNALSTPATGTASASASF, from the coding sequence ATGCTCGCTCAATCAATCAAGCGCGGTGGAGGACTGCTCACGCTGGCATGCTCGTTGTTCCTGGGCATGCCGGGAGAGGCCCAGGCTCAAACCTATGTCCACCTGTTCGAGTGGCGTTGGCCCGACGTCGCCAGGGAATGTGAGACGTTCCTGGGGCCCAAGGGCTACACGGCGGTCCAGGTCTCGCCGCCCAACGAGCACATCTCGGGTTCGGAGTGGTGGGGGCGCTACCAGCCGGTGAGCTACAAGCTGGACAGCCGCGGCGGCTCGCGCGCCCAGTTCATCGACATGGTGCAGCGCTGCAACGCGGCCGGGGTCGCCATCTACGCGGACCTGGTCATCAACCACACCGCCGCGGGCACCGGGGGCACCGGCTCGGGAGGCTCCACCTGGAGCAACCGGCGCCACCCCATGTTCGGTCCCCAGGACTACCACTCGCCCATCTGCAGCATCAGCAACTACCAGGATGCCTACAACGTGCAGAGCTGCGATCTGGTCGGGCTGCCGGACCTGAACACCGGGTCGAGCACCGTGCAGCAGACGATCGCCAACTACGTCAACGACTTGACGGCCATTGGCGTGAAGGGCTTCCGCATCGACGCGGCCAAGCACATGAGCGCCGGGGACCTCTCGGGCATCCGGGGCCGGTTCACCGGCTCGCCCTACGTCTTCCTGGAAGTGATTGACCTGGGCGGCGAGGCGGTGACGGCCAGCCAGTACTTCGGCCTCGGCACGGTGACGGAGTTCAAGTACAGCGCGAACATCGGCACCCAGTTCAAGGCGGGCCAGCTCAAGAACCTGAATGCCTTTGGCGAGAGCTGGGGCTTCATGGGCGGCGACAAGGCGGTGGTCTTCACCGACAACCACGACAACCAGCGGGGCCACGGCGCGGGCGGCGCCAACGTGCTGACATACAAGGACGGCGGCCTCTACACGCTGGCCAACGTCTTCATGCTGGGCTGGCCGTACGGGTACCCGCAGGTGATGTCCAGCTATGCCTTCAGCAACTCGGACGTGGGCCCGCCGGGCAGCAACGTCCACAACGGCTCCAGCGTGGACTGCTTCGGCGGCACCTGGCAGTGCGAGCACCGCCGGCAGGCCATCGCCAACATGGTGACCTTCCGCAAGGCCACGCAAGGCGCACCGGTGTCCCGGTGGTGGGACAACGGCAACAACCAGGTGGCCTTCGCGCGCACGGGCAAGGGCTTCGTCGTCATCAACCGCGAGGGCGGCACGCTCAGCCGCACCTTCGCCACCGGCCTGCCCGCGGGCACCTACTGCAACATCGTCACCGGTGACTTCGTGAACAACGCCTGCACCGGGAGCACCGTCACGGTGGATGCCAGCGGCAACGCGGCCTTCAACGTGCCGGGCATGACGGCGGCGGCGATCCACATCAACGCCAAGGGCACGGGCGGTGGCGGGGGCTACACGAAGACGTATCCCCAGGTGTACTTCCGCGGCACCGCGAACAACTGGGGGGCCACGGCCATGACGCTGGTGGCGAACAACACCTGGCGGACGACGGCCACCTTCGGCGCCACCACCACCGAGCGCTTCAAGTTCGACATCTATGGGGACTGGACGCTGAACTTCGGCGACACCCAGCGGGACGGCATCGCCGAGAGCGGCGGCGGGGACATCCCCATCGCCCAGGCGGGCACCTACACCCTCACCTTCAACGACAGCACGCTGGCGTACACGGCGCAGCGGGACTCCAGCGGGGGAGGAGGCACCGGCACCGTGGCCGTCACCTTCACCTGCAACAACGGCACGACCGCGGCGGGCCAGAGCGTCTACGTGGCGGGCAGCGTCAGCGCGCTGGGAAGCTGGGCACCGGCGAGCGCCATCAAGCTCTCGCCCACGAGCTACCCCACGTGGACGGGCACCATCACCCTGCCGGCGAGCACGGCGGTGCAGTGGAAGTGCCTCAAGCACAACGAGACCGATGCGACGCAGGGGCTCCAGTGGCAGGGGGGCGCCAACAACGCGCTGAGCACCCCGGCCACGGGAACGGCCTCCGCCTCGGCCAGCTTCTAG
- a CDS encoding TetR/AcrR family transcriptional regulator, translated as MKKTSPSGDRPRGRPREFDRDEALARALEVFWQHGYEGTSIASLTGAMGITAPSLYTAFHSKEALFQEAVAHYQAEYGAWANLVLEGPRIHEALAQVLQGAARHFTARAHPAGCMVSTSVLACSEENRSVAEHVAQLRTKSLGLFQARFERAIAEGELPPTADAAALARFYGAIIQGMSVQARDGASEQELLGIVALALAHLQVSGSSNVATAPRSGPSL; from the coding sequence ATGAAAAAAACTTCTCCCTCAGGAGACCGTCCCCGGGGCCGTCCCCGGGAGTTCGACCGGGACGAGGCGCTGGCGCGGGCCTTGGAGGTGTTCTGGCAGCACGGCTACGAGGGCACGTCGATCGCCAGCCTCACCGGGGCGATGGGCATCACCGCGCCCAGCCTCTACACGGCCTTCCACTCGAAGGAGGCGCTGTTCCAGGAGGCCGTGGCGCACTACCAGGCGGAGTATGGCGCCTGGGCCAACCTGGTCCTGGAGGGGCCCCGGATCCATGAGGCCCTGGCCCAGGTGCTCCAGGGCGCGGCCCGGCATTTCACGGCCCGTGCCCACCCCGCCGGGTGCATGGTCTCCACGTCGGTGCTCGCCTGCTCGGAGGAGAACCGGTCCGTGGCTGAGCACGTCGCCCAGCTCCGGACGAAGTCCCTGGGCCTGTTCCAGGCGCGCTTCGAGCGGGCCATCGCGGAAGGAGAGCTGCCCCCCACCGCGGATGCGGCGGCGCTCGCGCGGTTCTATGGCGCCATCATCCAGGGCATGTCCGTGCAGGCCCGGGATGGTGCCAGCGAGCAGGAGCTGCTGGGCATCGTGGCGCTGGCCCTGGCCCACCTTCAGGTCAGCGGAAGCTCCAACGTGGCCACCGCGCCCCGGTCCGGCCCATCGCTCTGA
- a CDS encoding serine hydrolase domain-containing protein, with protein MRTPVRPLLTLLLSLALAGSAAADTPPPLATRLDRVIDQAIADQRIVGTVVLVAQDGKLVYHRAAGYADREAKRPMREDALFRLASMSKTLVSATALALVDQGKLTLDEPITRWLPTFRPKLADGREAPITVRQLLTHTAGLSYGFGDPGTDPYLQARVSNGMDQPGLSMEENLQRIASVPLLFEPGTRWNYSVATDVLGAVLIRAGGAPLPTLVERLLTRPLGMAGTGFTVKARDRLAVPYTDASPAPARVDGPRQVNAGEMHFAVDPTRVFDARSFPSGGAGMVGSAKDYVAFLEALRTGKLPGLKKTTLAQMTSNQLGGAAMSTPGLGFTFGASVLLDPELAHTPQSRGTYAWGGAYGHSWFVDPERRLTVVALTNTFPEGMSGAFPTALRDALYAAPTP; from the coding sequence ATGCGCACACCCGTTCGTCCCCTGCTCACCCTCTTGCTCTCCCTGGCCCTGGCGGGCAGTGCCGCCGCGGACACCCCGCCCCCCTTGGCCACGCGGCTCGACCGCGTCATCGACCAGGCCATCGCGGACCAGCGCATCGTCGGCACGGTGGTGCTGGTGGCCCAGGATGGGAAGCTCGTCTACCACCGGGCCGCCGGGTACGCGGACCGGGAGGCCAAGCGGCCCATGCGCGAGGATGCCCTCTTCCGGCTGGCGTCCATGAGCAAGACCCTGGTGTCGGCCACGGCGCTGGCGCTCGTGGACCAGGGCAAGCTGACGCTCGATGAGCCCATCACCCGGTGGCTGCCCACCTTCCGCCCCAAGCTGGCGGATGGCCGCGAGGCGCCCATCACGGTCCGCCAGCTGCTCACCCACACCGCGGGCCTCTCTTATGGCTTCGGAGATCCAGGGACGGACCCCTACCTCCAGGCCCGCGTCTCGAACGGGATGGATCAACCCGGCCTGAGCATGGAGGAGAACCTTCAGCGGATCGCCTCCGTGCCGCTGCTGTTCGAGCCCGGAACCCGGTGGAACTACTCCGTCGCCACGGACGTGCTGGGCGCGGTGCTCATCCGCGCGGGCGGAGCGCCCCTGCCCACCCTCGTCGAGCGGCTCCTCACGCGGCCTCTGGGCATGGCCGGCACCGGCTTCACCGTGAAGGCCCGGGACCGGCTCGCCGTGCCCTATACGGACGCGAGCCCCGCGCCCGCGCGCGTCGACGGCCCGCGCCAGGTGAACGCCGGGGAGATGCACTTCGCCGTGGACCCCACCCGGGTGTTCGATGCCCGCTCCTTCCCCTCGGGGGGGGCCGGGATGGTTGGCTCCGCGAAGGACTACGTGGCGTTCCTGGAGGCGCTGCGCACCGGGAAGCTCCCGGGCCTGAAGAAGACCACCCTGGCCCAGATGACCTCCAACCAGCTGGGCGGGGCGGCGATGTCCACCCCGGGCCTGGGCTTCACCTTCGGGGCCTCGGTGCTGCTGGACCCGGAGCTCGCGCACACCCCGCAGTCCCGGGGCACCTACGCGTGGGGCGGCGCCTATGGGCACAGCTGGTTCGTGGACCCGGAGCGGCGCCTCACCGTCGTTGCCCTGACGAACACCTTCCCAGAGGGCATGTCGGGCGCGTTCCCCACCGCCCTGAGGGATGCGCTCTACGCGGCCCCCACCCCATAA
- a CDS encoding RCC1 domain-containing protein: MRNPYFQSTRRMLRKTVLLLSAFTVVPVGCNSQSSETPGQEEEASISATFAIQAADFYTSSGASKTRAYSASSLHSAQAFAFTDVASIRIDVKPKDSSTPLYVNFDLFKSADQWTGTIPFLPKGKALVFSAKASDATGKLLFQGTTEQTLSIANDKVVITLAAANDGQSITIPRVKKISVPSAFGSDQSGNVSFSVEANTGEALTYELTPAEGGGTFYPLTGSITLAATAGTFVSQYVPPSVGTAAEYTHTVKVTNEAGHSVVTTFQTKVKPAGTTDGVRDSLLQVQFSPVINSITTHRIAGTGNVLFKAAVADDDAEAVLGYTWSFTPGAGTAFDPMPAFSGETNPVTLEHYTTQVQGTVKLEVKDSKGAKTTLLYPLTPDQFPDNPVAEGPVTGFNSIRAGDAHTCVLLNNGTMRCWGYNNVGQLGYGNTFNIGDNEKPYVAGDVALVGTGAKIAVGGSHTCALFDTGLVRCWGHNGSGQLGYNTTQHVGDGEAIASYGYVNVGGIVVKLAAGGSHTCALMDTGKVRCWGYNYYGQLGYGNTQNVGDNEQPWSVGDVNVGGTVKDIVAGGNSTCALMDTGKVRCWGYNGYGQLGYGNTTQIGDNESPSVAGDVNVGGSVLQLSAGYNHICALLTTGFVRCWGYNGSGQLGYGHTNYVYSPANVGDVSTGGKVLQVAAGSDHTCALLSSGGIKCWGYGADGRLGYGNTSHQYAPPSSTVDLDGATAYQVTAGGAHSCALLSTGAARCWGYNSSGQLGYGNTSNIGDNELPSTAGDIQVLAPTP; the protein is encoded by the coding sequence ATGCGCAACCCCTATTTCCAGAGCACGCGGCGGATGCTGAGGAAGACCGTTCTTCTTCTGTCCGCCTTCACGGTTGTCCCCGTGGGCTGCAATTCCCAGTCGTCTGAGACGCCGGGCCAGGAGGAAGAGGCGTCCATCAGCGCCACCTTCGCCATCCAGGCCGCAGACTTCTACACCTCCAGTGGTGCGTCCAAGACGCGCGCCTATTCGGCCTCCTCGCTGCACTCGGCCCAGGCGTTTGCCTTCACGGACGTGGCCTCCATCCGCATTGACGTGAAGCCGAAGGACTCCAGCACGCCGTTGTATGTGAATTTTGATTTGTTCAAGTCAGCCGACCAGTGGACGGGCACCATTCCCTTCCTGCCCAAGGGCAAGGCGTTGGTGTTCTCCGCCAAAGCCTCTGACGCCACGGGCAAGCTGCTGTTTCAGGGCACCACGGAGCAGACGCTCTCCATCGCCAACGACAAGGTGGTCATCACCCTGGCGGCGGCCAACGACGGGCAGTCCATCACCATCCCGAGGGTGAAGAAGATCTCGGTGCCCTCGGCATTCGGCTCGGACCAGAGCGGCAACGTGTCGTTCTCGGTGGAGGCGAACACGGGCGAGGCGCTGACGTACGAGCTGACGCCTGCGGAGGGCGGAGGCACGTTCTATCCGCTGACGGGCAGCATCACGCTGGCGGCGACGGCGGGCACGTTCGTGAGCCAGTACGTGCCGCCGTCGGTGGGGACAGCGGCGGAGTACACGCACACGGTGAAGGTGACGAACGAGGCGGGGCACTCGGTGGTGACGACGTTCCAGACGAAGGTGAAGCCGGCGGGAACGACGGACGGGGTGAGGGACAGCCTCCTGCAGGTGCAATTCAGCCCGGTCATCAACAGCATCACCACGCACCGGATTGCCGGGACGGGCAACGTGCTGTTCAAAGCGGCGGTGGCGGACGACGACGCGGAGGCGGTGCTGGGCTACACGTGGAGCTTCACGCCCGGGGCGGGGACGGCGTTTGACCCGATGCCAGCTTTCAGCGGGGAGACGAACCCGGTGACGCTGGAGCACTACACGACCCAGGTGCAGGGGACGGTGAAGCTGGAGGTGAAGGACAGCAAGGGGGCGAAGACGACGCTGCTCTATCCGCTGACGCCGGACCAGTTCCCGGACAATCCGGTAGCGGAGGGGCCGGTGACGGGCTTCAACTCCATCCGGGCGGGCGATGCCCACACGTGCGTGTTGCTCAACAACGGGACGATGCGCTGCTGGGGCTACAACAACGTCGGTCAGCTGGGCTACGGGAACACGTTCAACATCGGCGACAACGAGAAGCCGTACGTGGCGGGAGACGTGGCGCTGGTGGGCACCGGGGCGAAGATTGCCGTGGGCGGCAGCCACACGTGCGCGCTGTTCGACACAGGGCTGGTGCGCTGCTGGGGGCATAACGGCTCTGGTCAATTGGGCTACAACACCACGCAGCACGTGGGAGATGGGGAGGCCATCGCCAGCTACGGCTATGTGAACGTGGGCGGCATCGTGGTGAAGCTGGCGGCGGGAGGCAGCCACACGTGCGCGCTGATGGACACGGGCAAGGTGCGCTGCTGGGGTTACAATTACTACGGCCAGCTCGGGTACGGGAACACGCAGAACGTGGGGGACAACGAGCAGCCCTGGAGCGTGGGGGATGTGAACGTGGGCGGCACCGTCAAGGACATCGTCGCGGGCGGTAATTCCACGTGCGCGCTGATGGACACGGGCAAGGTGCGCTGCTGGGGCTATAACGGCTATGGTCAGCTTGGCTACGGCAATACCACCCAGATTGGAGACAATGAGTCTCCGTCAGTGGCGGGGGACGTGAACGTGGGAGGGAGTGTCCTGCAGCTGTCGGCGGGCTATAACCACATCTGTGCCTTGCTCACGACAGGCTTCGTCCGCTGCTGGGGATATAACGGCTCTGGCCAGCTTGGGTATGGTCATACGAACTATGTCTACTCTCCTGCGAACGTGGGTGACGTGAGCACAGGGGGCAAAGTGCTTCAGGTCGCGGCAGGAAGCGATCACACGTGTGCGCTGCTGAGCAGCGGGGGGATTAAATGCTGGGGGTATGGTGCGGATGGACGGTTGGGTTATGGCAACACCAGCCATCAGTACGCGCCTCCCAGCAGTACGGTAGACCTGGACGGTGCGACGGCCTACCAAGTGACGGCCGGTGGAGCTCATTCGTGCGCCTTGCTGAGCACTGGAGCGGCCCGCTGCTGGGGCTACAACAGCTCAGGCCAGCTTGGGTACGGCAACACCAGCAACATCGGTGACAACGAGCTGCCCTCCACGGCAGGCGACATCCAGGTGCTGGCGCCTACGCCGTAG
- a CDS encoding pirin family protein: protein MLTVRPSNARGHANHGWLDAHHTFSFAGYYDPAHMNFRALRVINEDRVAPRRGFGTHPHRDMEIITYVLSGAVEHRDSMGSVGVLRAGELQRMTAGTGVLHSEQNPTGEELHLLQIWILPERQGLTPSYEQKAFPEQERQGRFRLVVSPEGAEGSLKVNQDMRLYSTLLGKGEQTEYTLAPGRHAWLQMARGAGTLNGVAVSAGDGVAVSNESRLVLSATEPLEALLFDLA, encoded by the coding sequence ATGTTGACCGTTCGTCCGTCGAATGCGCGTGGCCATGCGAACCATGGCTGGCTGGATGCCCACCACACCTTCTCGTTCGCGGGGTACTACGACCCGGCGCACATGAACTTCCGCGCGCTGCGCGTCATCAACGAGGACCGCGTGGCGCCGCGCCGGGGCTTTGGCACGCACCCGCACCGGGACATGGAGATCATCACCTACGTGCTCTCGGGCGCGGTGGAGCACCGGGACAGCATGGGCTCGGTGGGCGTGCTGCGCGCGGGCGAGCTGCAGCGGATGACGGCGGGCACGGGCGTGCTGCACAGCGAGCAGAACCCCACGGGGGAGGAGCTGCACCTGCTTCAAATCTGGATCCTCCCGGAGCGCCAGGGGCTGACGCCGAGCTACGAGCAGAAGGCCTTCCCGGAGCAGGAGCGCCAGGGACGCTTCCGGCTGGTGGTGTCGCCGGAAGGGGCGGAGGGCTCGCTGAAGGTGAACCAGGACATGCGGCTGTACAGCACGCTGCTGGGCAAGGGCGAGCAGACCGAATACACGCTGGCTCCCGGCCGCCATGCGTGGCTGCAGATGGCCCGGGGCGCGGGGACGCTCAACGGCGTGGCGGTGAGCGCGGGTGACGGGGTGGCGGTGTCCAACGAGTCCCGGTTGGTGCTCTCGGCCACCGAGCCCCTGGAGGCGCTGCTGTTCGATCTGGCCTGA
- a CDS encoding YceI family protein, with protein sequence MATTTWNIDPTHSGVHFTVRHMVISKVRGNFRKFTGTVSLDEQALSASSVTATIETASIDTGVEQRDNHLRSPDFFDAAKFPTITFQSTKVEKGAGEGFRVTGKLTIRDVTREVVLEAEQLGIGKDPWGNTKAAFEAKTSIDRKEFGLTWNQALEAGGVLVGEKIEIGLEIQAVKAQAADKAA encoded by the coding sequence ATGGCCACCACCACCTGGAACATCGACCCCACCCACTCCGGCGTCCACTTCACCGTGCGCCACATGGTCATCTCCAAGGTGCGCGGAAACTTCCGCAAGTTCACCGGCACGGTCTCCCTGGACGAGCAGGCGCTGAGCGCCTCGTCGGTGACGGCCACCATTGAGACGGCGAGCATCGACACGGGCGTCGAGCAGCGCGACAACCACCTGCGCTCGCCGGACTTCTTCGACGCGGCGAAGTTCCCCACCATCACCTTCCAGAGCACGAAGGTGGAGAAGGGCGCGGGCGAGGGCTTCCGGGTGACCGGCAAGCTGACCATCCGCGACGTCACCCGCGAGGTGGTGCTGGAGGCCGAGCAGCTCGGCATCGGCAAGGACCCCTGGGGCAACACCAAGGCTGCCTTCGAGGCGAAGACTTCCATCGACCGCAAGGAGTTCGGCCTGACGTGGAACCAGGCGCTGGAGGCGGGCGGCGTGCTCGTCGGCGAGAAGATCGAGATCGGCCTGGAGATCCAGGCGGTCAAGGCGCAGGCCGCCGACAAGGCCGCCTGA
- a CDS encoding LysR family transcriptional regulator, with amino-acid sequence MDLNELLVFAKVVQAGSFTSAARGLRMPKSTVSRKVSELEERVGAQLLQRTTRKLRLTDVGQAYYEHCARIVAEAEQAELAVTRMQSAPHGLLRVTAPLAFNFMGTMIAEFLAGYPEVQIEMVCTDRTVDLVEEGFDLAVRAGKLADSSSLIARRLGSIERVAMASPRYIQERGVPKSPKELAAHDCLLFGAGASGNVWTLHSGSRTAEVPIRARLTVNEPDMLRAVALAGFGIALLPNTHYAKDIDAGRLQRLLPEWSSPGAPVNAVYPATRHHSPKVMAFVDFLKERWPHKV; translated from the coding sequence ATGGATCTCAACGAACTCCTCGTCTTCGCGAAGGTCGTCCAGGCCGGCAGCTTCACGTCCGCGGCGCGCGGGCTGCGCATGCCCAAGTCCACCGTGAGCCGCAAGGTGTCCGAGCTGGAGGAGCGCGTGGGCGCCCAGCTCCTGCAACGCACCACGCGCAAGCTGCGCCTCACGGACGTGGGGCAGGCCTACTACGAGCACTGCGCCCGGATTGTCGCCGAGGCCGAGCAGGCGGAGCTGGCCGTCACCCGCATGCAGTCCGCCCCGCATGGGCTCCTGCGCGTCACGGCCCCGCTGGCCTTCAACTTCATGGGGACCATGATCGCTGAATTCCTGGCGGGCTACCCCGAGGTGCAGATCGAAATGGTGTGCACCGACCGCACCGTGGATCTGGTGGAAGAGGGGTTTGATCTGGCCGTGCGCGCGGGCAAGCTGGCGGACTCCTCGTCGCTCATCGCCCGGCGGCTCGGGAGCATCGAGCGCGTGGCCATGGCCTCGCCCCGTTATATCCAGGAGCGCGGTGTGCCCAAGTCCCCCAAGGAGCTCGCCGCGCATGACTGTCTGCTCTTTGGCGCGGGCGCATCGGGCAACGTCTGGACGCTGCATTCCGGCAGCCGGACGGCGGAGGTGCCCATCCGGGCCCGGCTTACCGTGAACGAGCCCGACATGCTGCGCGCGGTGGCACTGGCGGGCTTTGGCATCGCCTTGCTGCCCAACACCCACTATGCCAAGGACATCGACGCCGGACGGCTGCAACGGCTCCTGCCGGAGTGGAGTTCGCCCGGGGCGCCGGTGAATGCGGTCTACCCGGCCACCCGGCACCACTCGCCGAAGGTGATGGCCTTCGTGGACTTCCTCAAGGAACGGTGGCCGCACAAGGTGTGA